In one window of Vallitalea okinawensis DNA:
- a CDS encoding Rqc2 family fibronectin-binding protein → MAFDGLSVYTIAHELNNLLAEARIDKIHQPERDELIMAIRSKSGNKKLLLSCSSSNPRIHLTAIKKNNPDHPPMFCMLLRKHLAGGKLLDIRQVEFDRIIEMTIENKNEMGDLCKKRLIIEIMGKHSNIILVDDENNVIDSIKHITPDISSVRVILPGVLYTLPPQNKLNPMEVNNEFRAYEYLKQKTSELHKGIYQTFNGISPQVATEILSRSGLDGSMHCSEVTEIQFHQLYSTINDIMDNLQRGEFDFSVYMSNSKMVDFSSIPLTYFSDHSKKTFDDFSTLLEYYYREKDQYNRLKQKSYDLRKMLHNNIERCYKKKNLQVKQLKDTKNREQYKLYGELITAHIYAIQKGDEQLEAMNYYSEDTETVSIPLNPNFTPSENAQAYYKKYNKAKRTEEATIEQLKQTDEEIEYLESLMTSLEIAENEQDLVDIRRELYNEGYGKKPKEKGRRQQKSNPLKFITSEGIEGYVGKNNTQNDQLTFKTAASGDLWFHTKDIPGSHVILRTNLGEYTEQSIFEAATIAAYYSKAKNSSTVPVDYTEKRHVKKPNGSKPGFVIYFQQKTLYVTPEAETVNQLIKSDI, encoded by the coding sequence TTCAAGTAACCCACGCATTCATCTAACTGCAATTAAAAAGAATAACCCGGATCATCCACCCATGTTTTGCATGTTACTTAGAAAACATTTAGCAGGTGGAAAGCTATTAGACATAAGGCAGGTTGAATTTGACCGAATCATTGAAATGACCATTGAGAATAAAAATGAAATGGGCGATTTGTGTAAGAAGCGTCTTATCATTGAGATCATGGGTAAGCATAGTAATATCATCTTAGTAGATGATGAAAATAATGTTATTGATAGTATCAAACACATTACACCAGATATAAGCTCTGTTCGAGTAATTTTACCTGGGGTATTGTATACTTTACCACCTCAAAATAAGCTAAACCCAATGGAAGTAAACAATGAATTTAGGGCTTATGAATACTTAAAGCAAAAAACTTCGGAGCTTCATAAAGGTATTTATCAAACTTTTAATGGCATTAGCCCACAAGTCGCTACTGAAATACTGAGTAGGTCTGGATTAGATGGTTCTATGCATTGCAGCGAGGTAACAGAAATACAATTCCATCAACTTTATAGTACCATCAATGATATTATGGATAACTTACAACGTGGGGAATTTGACTTCAGTGTGTATATGAGCAATAGTAAGATGGTTGATTTTTCATCTATTCCTCTTACTTATTTCTCTGATCATAGTAAAAAAACATTTGATGATTTTTCTACCCTCTTAGAGTATTATTACCGGGAAAAGGATCAATATAATCGTTTAAAGCAAAAGTCTTATGATTTGAGAAAAATGCTTCATAATAATATTGAACGCTGCTATAAAAAGAAAAATCTCCAAGTTAAACAATTAAAAGATACCAAAAATAGAGAGCAATACAAACTCTATGGCGAGCTCATTACTGCCCATATATATGCTATCCAAAAGGGTGATGAACAACTAGAAGCTATGAATTACTATTCGGAAGATACTGAGACTGTTTCCATTCCATTGAATCCTAACTTCACACCTTCTGAAAATGCTCAAGCTTACTATAAGAAATATAATAAAGCTAAAAGAACTGAAGAAGCAACTATTGAACAACTAAAACAAACTGATGAAGAAATTGAGTATTTAGAATCATTAATGACCTCTCTTGAGATTGCTGAGAATGAGCAAGACCTGGTCGATATCCGTAGAGAACTTTATAACGAAGGTTATGGTAAGAAACCCAAAGAAAAAGGAAGAAGACAACAGAAATCCAACCCATTGAAATTTATAACTTCTGAAGGTATCGAGGGCTATGTAGGCAAAAACAATACACAAAATGATCAGTTAACCTTTAAGACTGCAGCAAGTGGGGATCTTTGGTTCCACACTAAGGATATACCAGGTTCTCATGTGATCTTACGCACCAATTTAGGGGAGTATACAGAGCAAAGTATTTTTGAAGCAGCTACTATTGCAGCCTACTATAGTAAAGCTAAAAACTCCAGCACTGTACCCGTTGATTATACTGAAAAGCGGCATGTTAAAAAGCCAAATGGTTCAAAACCCGGCTTCGTGATCTACTTCCAACAGAAGACCTTGTATGTAACCCCGGAAGCAGAAACTGTTAATCAGCTTATTAAGTCTGATATCTGA
- the spo0A gene encoding sporulation transcription factor Spo0A, which produces MENRKISILLADDNREFREILAEYINNQLDMEVIAQAGNGLEACELIKQKEPDVVILDIIMPHLDGLGVLEKLSETKVNKFPTVIMLSAVGQDKITERALMLGADYYIAKPFELDTLITRIRQLNGSFKIIKSVSHNNSLLHQSSLSSGPIKDLETEVTNIIHEIGIPAHIKGYQYLRDAIMMAIEDMEILNSITKQLYPSIAKKFNTTPSRVERAIRHAIEVAWSRGKVDTIDKLFGYTINNGKGKPTNSEFIALIADRLRLEMKVS; this is translated from the coding sequence TTGGAAAATCGTAAAATAAGTATACTATTAGCTGACGACAATCGAGAATTTAGAGAGATACTAGCTGAATACATCAATAATCAACTAGACATGGAAGTTATTGCACAAGCTGGTAATGGATTAGAAGCTTGTGAGCTCATCAAGCAAAAAGAACCTGACGTTGTAATACTTGATATTATAATGCCTCATCTTGACGGATTGGGAGTCCTAGAAAAATTAAGCGAAACAAAGGTTAACAAATTCCCAACTGTGATTATGTTATCTGCTGTTGGTCAAGATAAGATAACTGAAAGAGCTCTTATGCTAGGAGCAGATTATTATATAGCTAAACCATTTGAGTTGGATACGCTTATCACAAGAATACGTCAACTTAATGGCTCGTTTAAAATAATAAAATCAGTTTCACATAATAATTCATTATTGCATCAGAGTTCATTATCATCAGGTCCTATTAAGGACTTAGAAACAGAAGTTACCAATATTATTCATGAGATTGGTATCCCAGCTCATATAAAAGGGTATCAATACCTAAGAGATGCTATTATGATGGCAATCGAGGATATGGAAATACTTAACTCAATCACTAAGCAATTGTATCCATCCATAGCTAAAAAGTTCAATACGACGCCAAGTCGTGTAGAAAGAGCTATTCGCCATGCTATTGAGGTAGCTTGGTCAAGAGGTAAAGTGGATACCATTGATAAGTTATTTGGCTATACCATTAACAATGGTAAAGGCAAACCAACAAATAGTGAGTTTATCGCTCTTATCGCTGATCGATTAAGATTAGAGATGAAAGTATCTTAA